A window of Mus pahari chromosome 7, PAHARI_EIJ_v1.1, whole genome shotgun sequence contains these coding sequences:
- the Akap5 gene encoding A-kinase anchor protein 5, with product MKECSVKMESSVSEIQVETKDEKRPVAASPHKERQERQTATLCFKRRKKANKTKPKAGSRAAEETKKHTPEAGGSGQRQPAGAWASIKRLVTHRKRSEPAKKQKPSEAEVQPEDGALPKKKAKSRLKFPCLRFSRGAKRSRHSKLTEDSGYVRVQGEADDLEIKAQTQPDAQAIQARSAQGLQEGVLVRDGKKSQESHVSNSITTGENVIAIELELENESSTIQMGTPELEKETKVITEKPSVQAQQASLLESSAAGSPQSVTSAAPPSPAATHQHSLEEPSNAIRESAPSGKDDRRKKTAAEEKKSGETALGQAEEAAVGQADKRALSQAGEATAGHPEEATVIQAESQTKEGKLSQAEETTVAQAKEAVLSQAKEGELSQAEEPAVGQAKKATVGQAEEAIVGHTEKVTVDQAEQATVGQAEQATVGQAEEATVGQAEEATVGQAEEATVGHTKKVTVDQAEEATVGQAEEATVGQAEEATVGQAEEATVXXXXXXXXGQAEEATVGQAEEATVGHTEKVTVDQAEEATVGQAEEPTVGQAEEPTVGQAEEVVSSHAPDLKENGIDTEKPRSEESKRMEPIAIIITDTEISEFDVKKSKNVPKQFLISMENEQVGVFANDSDFEGRTSEQYETLLIETASSLVKNAIELSVEQLVNEMVSEDNQINTLFQ from the exons ATGAAAGAGTGCAGTGTCAAAATGGAGAGCAGCGTCTCTGAGATTCAGGTAGAGACTAAGGACGAGAAGAGACCAGTAGCAGCCAGTCCTCAtaaagagaggcaggagagacaaACAGCCACACTGTGcttcaagagaaggaagaaagcgAACAAGACAAAGCCCAAAGCTGGTTCCAGGGCTGCTGAGGAGACAAAGAAACATACCCCAGAAGCTGGGGGCTCTGGTCAGCGGCAACCAGCAGGGGCCTGGGCCTCCATCAAACGCCTTGTGACACACAGGAAAAGGTCCGAGCCTGCAAAGAAGCAGAAGCCATCTGAGGCAGAAGTGCAGCCTGAGGATGGAGCTCTTCCTAAGAAAAAGGCAAAATCCAGACTTAAGTTTCCTTGCCTAAGATTCTCAAGAGGGGCAAAGAGAAGTCGTCATTCCAAACTCACAGAAGATTCAGGCTATGTCAGAGTCCAGGGAGAGGCAGACGATTTGGAGATAAAAGCCCAGACCCAGCCAGATGCCCAGGCAATCCAGGCTAGGTCTGCCCAGGGCCTACAGGAAGGTGTGTTGGTGAGAGATGGTAAGAAGAGCCAAGAATCACACGTAAGCAACAGCATCACCACGGGAGAGAACGTGATTgccatagaactggagttagaaaatgAATCCTCTACTATCCAGATGGGAACTCCAGAGCTGGAAAAGGAGACGAAAGTGATTACGGAAAAGCCAAGTGTGCAGGCGCAGCAAGCAAGTCTACTTGAGAGTTCAGCAGCAGGCAGCCCTCAGTCAGTGACTTCTGCTGCTCCTCCATCACCAGCAGCCACACATCAACATAGTCTGGAAGAACCCAGTAACGCCATTCGCGAAAGTGCCCCAAGTGGGAAAGATGACAGAAGGAAAAAGACTGCtgctgaagaaaagaaatcaggagagaCTGCACTGGGCCAGGCAGAGGAAGCTGCAGTCGGCCAGGCAGACAAAAGGGCACTAAGCCAGGCTGGAGAAGCTACAGCGGGCCACCCAGAGGAAGCTACTGTGATCCAGGCAGAGAGTCAGAcaaaggaagggaaactgagcCAAGCAGAGGAAACTACAGTGGCCCAGGCAAAGGAAGCTGTATTGAGTCAGGCAAAGGAAGGTGAACTGAGCCAGGCAGAAGAACCTGCAGTTGGCCAGGCAAAGAAAGCTACAGTTGGCCAGGCAGAGGAAGCTATAGTTGGCCACACGGAGAAAGTCACAGTGGATcaggcagagcaagccacagTGGGTcaggcagagcaagccacagTGGGTCAGGCAGAGGAAGCCACAGTGGGTCAGGCAGAAGAAGCTACAGTTGGTCAGGCAGAGGAAGCTACAGTTGGCCACACAAAGAAAGTCACAGTGGATCAGGCAGAGGAAGCCACAGTGGGTCAGGCAGAGGAAGCCACAGTGGGTCAGGCAGAGGAAGCCACAGTGGGTCAGGCAGAGGAAGCCACAGT NNNNNNNNNNNNNNNNNNNNNNNNNGGTCAGGCAGAGGAAGCCACGGTGGGTCAGGCAGAGGAAGCTACAGTTGGCCACACAGAGAAAGTCACAGTGGATCAGGCAGAGGAAGCTACAGTGGGTCAGGCAGAGGAACCCACAGTGGGTCAGGCAGAGGAACCCACAGTGGGTCAGGCAGAGGAAGTTGTATCGAGCCATGCACCAGatctgaaagaaaatggaattgatacagagaaaccaagatcagaagaaagcaaaagaatggAGCCAATTGCTATTATCATTACTGACACTGAAATCAGTGAATTTGATGTTAAGAAATCTAAAAATGTCCCTAAGCAATTCCTAATTTCAATGGAAAACGAGCAAGTGGGGGTTTTCGCTAATGATAGTGATTTTGAGGGGAGAACTTCAGAACAGTATGAAACACTCTTAATAGAAACAGCTTCTTCTCTCGTCAAGAATGCTATCGAGTTGTCTGTAGAACAGCTGGTTAATGAAATGGTTTCTGAGGATAATCAAATAAATACGCTGTTCCAGTGA